Proteins encoded within one genomic window of Empedobacter falsenii:
- a CDS encoding nucleotide sugar dehydrogenase: MEKIVIIGLGYVGLPLARLFATKYPVVGFDINQKRIEELSTGTDSTLEVSDDVLKSVLVKENPFKTNSNGLYCSNNLDDIKDANIYVVTVPTPVDKHNRPDLTPLYKSSETVGKVLSKGDIVIYESTVYPGVTEEECVPVLEKISGLRFNEDFFAGYSPERINPGDKEHTVEKILKVTSGSTPEIGIIVNDIYKSVITAGTHLAPTIRVAEAAKVIENSQRDINIAFVNELAKIFNLLEIDTHAVLEAAGTKWNFLPFKPGLVGGHCIGVDPYYLAQKAQEKGYHPEIILAGRRLNDSMGKYVAEQVVKAMIKKNINVNGSKVLMLGITFKENCPDVRNTKIVDVIAALEDFGIAVTIYDPWANPDEVLHEYSVKSFKELPNDKFDCVILGVAHNDFKTLDINSLTKEDYIIYDVKNILKYADSRL; encoded by the coding sequence ATGGAGAAAATAGTAATTATAGGGTTAGGGTATGTAGGATTACCTTTAGCACGTTTATTTGCAACTAAATATCCTGTAGTAGGATTTGATATTAATCAAAAACGAATTGAAGAATTAAGTACTGGAACAGACTCTACTTTAGAAGTTTCTGATGATGTATTAAAATCTGTTTTAGTGAAAGAAAATCCTTTTAAAACTAATTCGAATGGATTGTATTGCTCAAATAATTTGGATGATATTAAAGATGCAAATATTTATGTTGTAACAGTACCTACACCTGTGGATAAGCACAATCGTCCGGATTTAACCCCATTGTATAAATCTTCAGAGACAGTTGGTAAAGTATTATCAAAAGGAGATATTGTAATTTATGAATCAACTGTTTATCCAGGAGTTACGGAAGAAGAATGTGTTCCCGTATTAGAAAAAATTTCTGGACTTAGGTTTAATGAAGATTTCTTTGCAGGATATTCTCCAGAACGTATCAACCCAGGAGATAAAGAACATACAGTAGAGAAAATCTTGAAGGTGACTTCAGGCTCTACACCTGAGATTGGAATAATTGTAAATGATATTTACAAATCGGTTATTACTGCAGGAACTCACTTAGCTCCTACAATTAGAGTTGCAGAAGCTGCAAAAGTAATCGAAAATTCTCAACGTGATATTAATATTGCTTTTGTTAATGAGTTAGCAAAAATTTTCAATTTATTAGAGATCGATACACATGCAGTTTTAGAAGCAGCAGGTACAAAATGGAATTTCTTGCCATTCAAACCAGGTTTAGTTGGAGGACATTGCATTGGTGTAGATCCATATTATTTAGCGCAAAAAGCGCAAGAAAAAGGATATCATCCAGAAATCATATTGGCAGGAAGACGTCTTAATGATTCTATGGGAAAATATGTTGCTGAACAAGTTGTAAAAGCAATGATTAAGAAGAATATCAATGTCAATGGCAGTAAAGTTTTAATGTTAGGTATTACTTTTAAAGAAAATTGCCCAGATGTTAGAAATACTAAAATTGTTGATGTAATTGCAGCGCTTGAAGATTTCGGAATTGCAGTAACCATTTATGATCCATGGGCAAATCCAGATGAAGTTCTACATGAATATAGTGTAAAGAGTTTTAAAGAATTGCCTAATGATAAATTTGATTGTGTAATTCTTGGGGTTGCTCATAACGATTTTAAGACTCTTGATATTAATAGTTTGACAAAAG
- a CDS encoding acyltransferase family protein, whose translation MGFRYDIQGLRAIAVLLVFVFHLNSSWLTGGFIGVDIFFVISGFLVSSIILHKKEKATFGFIDFYIGRIKRIVPVLLLLLVFVGIVGAWIYLSGDIQGLRKNMFHSAIFNSNNYLASLDNYFGASSQENPLLHTWTLSIEMQFYFLLPLFLILFNRKYIVSISLAIIILLFSYSFYNSTFLNNQSAMYFSLIARIPEFLIGTVFAVKANEITKVIGNNKNVIAIASLIGIILCGLFYTEYINFPGLWVILPCLFTGIILVTTESKMNILFSNKILVHIGELSYSIYLWHWTIMAFVRYYNARVDFVWYEMLLIVILTYILSWLSYTYVENIFRTYTNRKFFIQFGAMICSLGLVVFGMPKLNNYLSPIPEIYSKPIFGLNSHGKTFKRADFLGDTIKTNDSILLIGDSHALVYKRILEISGNEYKFNFKTITNDLYPNIPNLDKNDFISLKYYNQYENLIEESRRLFKESKIIFISSIWAKSIFSLEPAFKDFVQSLNKDQHIIIISDYPEFDRNPLRITRGFVYKKEGV comes from the coding sequence AATTCCTCTTGGTTAACTGGAGGTTTTATAGGAGTTGATATCTTCTTTGTAATTTCTGGATTTTTAGTTAGTAGTATTATTTTACATAAAAAAGAGAAAGCTACATTTGGATTTATAGATTTTTATATAGGAAGAATTAAACGAATTGTTCCTGTGTTATTATTGCTTTTAGTTTTTGTTGGGATTGTAGGAGCGTGGATTTATTTAAGTGGAGATATACAAGGACTTCGTAAAAATATGTTTCATTCAGCTATTTTTAATTCTAATAATTATTTAGCAAGTCTCGATAATTATTTTGGAGCAAGTAGCCAGGAAAACCCTTTATTACATACATGGACATTGTCTATTGAGATGCAGTTTTACTTTTTACTTCCTTTGTTTTTGATATTATTCAATAGGAAGTATATAGTGTCAATAAGTTTGGCTATTATAATATTATTATTTAGCTATTCTTTCTATAATAGTACTTTTTTGAATAATCAAAGTGCAATGTACTTTTCTTTAATAGCGCGAATTCCAGAGTTTCTAATTGGGACTGTATTTGCAGTAAAAGCAAATGAAATAACAAAGGTAATAGGTAATAATAAGAATGTAATAGCTATAGCTTCTTTAATAGGTATTATATTATGTGGATTGTTCTATACAGAATATATTAACTTCCCTGGTTTATGGGTAATATTACCTTGTTTGTTTACTGGAATTATATTAGTTACTACAGAATCAAAAATGAATATCTTGTTTTCGAATAAGATATTAGTACATATTGGAGAGCTATCGTATTCTATTTATTTATGGCATTGGACTATTATGGCTTTTGTTAGATATTATAATGCTCGAGTTGATTTTGTTTGGTATGAAATGCTATTAATTGTAATATTAACTTATATTTTATCTTGGTTGTCTTATACTTATGTTGAAAATATTTTTAGAACTTATACCAATAGAAAATTTTTTATTCAGTTTGGAGCAATGATCTGTAGCTTAGGATTAGTGGTTTTTGGGATGCCAAAATTAAATAATTATTTGTCACCTATACCAGAAATATATTCTAAACCAATATTTGGGTTAAATTCACATGGCAAGACATTTAAAAGAGCCGATTTTCTAGGTGATACAATAAAAACGAATGACTCTATTTTATTGATTGGAGATAGTCATGCTTTAGTATATAAAAGAATTTTGGAGATTAGTGGAAATGAATATAAATTTAATTTTAAAACAATAACAAACGATTTGTATCCGAATATTCCTAATTTAGATAAGAATGATTTTATTTCTTTAAAGTATTATAATCAATATGAAAATTTAATCGAGGAAAGCAGAAGGTTATTTAAGGAATCTAAAATTATTTTTATCTCTTCTATTTGGGCAAAATCTATTTTTTCTTTAGAGCCAGCTTTTAAAGATTTTGTTCAAAGTTTAAATAAGGATCAGCATATTATTATTATTTCTGATTACCCAGAATTTGATAGAAATCCATTAAGAATTACTAGAGGTTTTGTTTATAAAAAGGAAGGGGTTTGA